One segment of Gemmatimonadota bacterium DNA contains the following:
- a CDS encoding type II toxin-antitoxin system VapC family toxin, producing the protein RDEAGYREYDEDWIAPFEDIGRVITPSHAAWKRAALIMARLVESGAMSPGRFSRSFLNHCIIAASAREHGFVLVTRQAADFELIRRVEPGFEHVPPWPER; encoded by the coding sequence CGGGACGAGGCCGGATACCGCGAGTACGATGAGGATTGGATCGCGCCGTTCGAGGACATCGGCCGCGTAATCACGCCGAGTCATGCCGCCTGGAAGCGGGCCGCCCTCATCATGGCCCGGCTGGTGGAGAGCGGGGCTATGAGCCCGGGCCGGTTCTCGCGCAGCTTTCTCAACCACTGCATTATTGCGGCCTCGGCTCGGGAGCACGGATTTGTGCTGGTGACGCGGCAGGCGGCAGATTTCGAGCTGATCCGGCGTGTGGAGCCGGGCTTCGAGCACGTGCCGCCCTGGCCGGAGAGGTAG